GCGCGCACCAACAGTGTGCTCACAAGGCATGGTCGTCACGTCCCCCCGGATCGACTGCCACAGCAGAGCACACCTCATTAGGCGATTCATCGGCTCCCCACCTCACCCACCCGCAGCTCACAATGGCCAATGTTCAAAGTCATGGAAAAATCGTTGCTAAACGGTGTGGTGACCCACATTGCACAAGCAATGTGTCTGAAAAGTGGCCCTGAGtccgtttgttttctgttcGCCCGCTCACCGCCGCCTGTGGCGCACCCGTGTggggccggccagcaacaacgAAAATCGAGCAACACGAGCCCCCATTTCGTGTTACTGCTTCACTGCCCGTTCCGTCCCCAACGCAAGGGGCTTCTTCCAcagcgcgcgcgtgtgtgtttgtgtgcgcacAACGAGTTCGTGTTTTGTCGCTCAtcgaaacccccaaaaaaccgcaCTTCTGCGCGAAATTATGACCCTCGTGTTTTTGGCCATCAATGATCAACAAAAACTAGTTTATTGTCTACTTGGATAGTTCAGTAAAGTACATCTCAAATGCAAATGGGGAACTTCCGCAGCCTACTAGCCCATTATATAAAGCGTAATAGAAAgcgaaattatttcatttctccTTTTGCTGTGCTGAGAGGAGGCTGGACTTTCTTCGTCATTTCCTTCGCTGCTGCGCATAGGTTTCTTGGATCGACCAAAACCGACCCGCGCTTGACGATAACGGGAACACGGCTACTGTGGAAAAATACGTCACTCGAAGGTGTACTAATCTGTGTGCAATGAAATGGAACGTTCCGTTCCTTCGCAGCAACGGCAAAGGCGGACCCCGTGTGTAATCTCGATTGCCGTTTTCCCTGTTGTGCGGATTGATTGGTCTATGCATTGGGTGGTGGCCCCCCACCGGGTTCCCGAACAAAGTGCAACGACATGCAGAGCGGACCCCCACTGACTAACGGACGACCGATCTCACAGAACAACCACAGTGTGGGGGCTGATTTTTATCGACCTTGTCTCGTGAGGTTGGTTACATAGCCGCACGATCGATGTAACACTGTGGACACGATTAAAAACTAATGCGATCAGTCGTAACCAACGCCACGCGTGTAGTGGAGCTCGCCCACGTACACAGAACTGCTCCCGCGAGGCCACCATATTGGTTCGCGGCCCAAAACCTGTCCGTAGCGTACTCCAGTCGTCATCGCTGCATCATCAGCGTGTGCCCCGCGCGGTCAGAGTGGATCCACACAAAGAGCTTCCCCAAGGGCCCCACACAAACGCGACCCCGGACGAAGATCCTGCAACTCATCAAccgtggtgtgtgtgtggtgtaaGGTTTCGACcgcaaaatgtaaacaacaaagGCACACACGCTCCTCGAGCGTTGCCGCAAGACGAAACTGTATCAGCGGAAATCGCGAAAAAAACAGGTTCACTATCGTTGGTTTGCATCTCCAGCGaccgcgggcgggcgggccaGCAACCGATAGCGTGGGGGCTTATAGACTGAGCCATTTGTTTGCGAGATGTGGCGTTCCTTGGGTTCTCTTCAGGCATCATACATTGTGCTTATCGGCTGATAATGTCAGTGATTCACCGTGCGAGCAGGGAACGGTGATTAACATCATCCTGGTCGCAAAAGAATTGTACGAAATTAGGGCAACCTGAGCGATGGGTTAAGAGTTGCAAACAGGGAAACGACAATCGATTACATTGCGCTGCACAATCGGCAGAGCAACCACTAGCATTTGCATGAAACGCCAGTAAAGCGTTAGCCTGATGGCTACACAACAGAAGTGGGCGCTGCTCGCTCGACGGACAGATGGACACTCCAATTCCCTTACGTTATGTTGCGTGACAAGCAAGTGGACCCCGAGAGCATAACAAActcgctgttgttgctgctgcccccaCCAATCCTCAGCGAGAAATGGGGTAGCCCAGTTGTAAATAATGGCGTCGATGATTGCACCAAGtgctcctctctctctcacccaGCCATCGATGTGTAATGGAGTCGCCCAGCAAACAGCGCCCGACCAGTGCGCGTCGCCATTAAGGATGAACAGGAAAAGTTCGAGTGACACAGGCGTCCGaaacaaagaacgaaacagaaacgaCGTATATTTAACATCGGAGCGCTTCGAAGCAGGGCAAGACGTCGTACGCACATCCAAATATTATTCATCCGGACGACGGACAACAGCGACTGGCGATCGACGGCGATTTCCTGCGCCTCCGCACTTGTAATCGAGGTCGTGTACCAGCGCCCCTCTTCCGCGCGACAGTAGCTCCGCCTTTCCTTCCGTCCCAACCGCTTCAACGGTGGTGCTGGGCCAGCTAACCAAGGGAACTCTGCTGTACGTTTTCCGTTCAACATTTATGTTGCTCGCCATTCGACGTCTCATTGTTTTGATCCACGccgacacgcacactcacgcacCACCGTTGGTCGTGCGCAACActgcaaacacacgcgcactcGCTGCGCTCCTCGGTGCGTTTTTCCTATTATTCCGCAGTCAGCGCAAATATGGCCTTAACAGGGACATTGGCGTATCACAGCAACGCTACAAAAGAATATTTCTCTACGCTTGAAATTCTTTCCTTCGACCACCGCTAACAGGTTGCTTAGATCGATTCCATCGACGTTCGCGTGGTGGGAGAAAAATTAACGAACAACAGCTGATGTGGTGGTCGCCATTGTTGGCGTGTTGCTACAAACCGAGCTCTAATCCGTCAGACCTTCGTGGTCGTAGATACGCACACATTTTCCAACTGGAAAAACTGGATCTTCTGACCCCTGTGGATGGGTTGAAGAAGAATttcaactttttcattttcatctaCGCATTTCGATCACACGTTGGGTAAGGGTGTATTCATAAAAAGGTGCTCACGCGACACAGCTTCGCTTCGTCGAACAATCGGAATTGTTTCGTAAAATATTTCGCTGCAATGGGGCGATGACAATCCGAACGGACGATCAAACATTTCGTCGGCCACACCACGGGGCCAAACGTCAAAACCTGCTGATTTCTGTTTCTTCGCCGCCACTTCTTTGTGACATCATTTCGGTCGCCTTCCCTTCACAATTATCCAtcggtctcgctcgctctcgggcGTTTTCCCCATTCGGTGCTCTCACAATGAAAGGACTGTTCGTTCGCTGCTCCACTCTAGTGCTGTTCTTCTACGACGTATCTAAGCTCGCCCGTGTTCGCGTCAACCATCATTATTTGCGCAAGAAACGCGTACGCACACTCGTCACTGGCGTTCAAGCCTCACTCACACTCGGACACTGAAATCACCCATCGACCAACAAAATGCACACAGAACACAGTTCCGCTTACAAGAGGAAGGCCAGGAAAACAGAAAGTCTGTCCACGATTGACGAGCCGAAATGgggctccccccccccccatttTACTGCTGCCGTCGTCTCAAGGGGCTCCTTCTCACGAATCCTTGCCacattttgccacaaaaaagcaaacgtcAACTCGTTGGGCGCATCAATAGCACAAAAATTGAACGTGTCCCTCTGACGAAATTATCGGCACTCCTCTTCTGCTTCGGTTCCATCAGATGTCTGTGACCAACCAATCCAAGTGACCATAGGACGAACGGCGTAGTAGCGCGCACGTTGATGCAAGAAGTAATATGTTGGTTGCACCCCGACATTGCATAGCTCCTCAGCATATCGCGCATAGTTTTGCACCCGCCGCTCGGAGCCTCTCTCTGCCCGATGGTCGGTTGACTGCCGTTTCGAGGAAAAATATCTACACGCTGCTGACGCCGCCGAAGGTACAgagcgtgcgagcgagacgggTGTATCGGTTGGCGCAGAGGAAGACACAGGTCGGCAATAGGTTGGGGAGGGGAAATAAAGTCGGAGCAGCCACACCACGTACAGAACGAACGGGGGTACTAAATTTAGACACCAAAATAAAGGAATGGAATTAAAGTGTCTGCGGCGGCAGCGTTCACGAGTGGGCAcaggccagcagcagggtgATGAAGGTGATGATGGAGGAAAAGGGAACGATAAAAACCTTTGTAGTGAACACGTAAATTGTTTTGCGTCAGTCCGATGGTGCTGCACTTGTCCTGCGAGCTCCAGGAGCGGGGCAGCGGATCGACGGCCTCGTTGACGTTCGGATAGAGCATCTTCAGACGATCGACTGGTGCCGcagtggccgcggccgaaCCAGCTGTGCCACTACCGCTGCCGCCAGCGCCtccgccgacgccaccgctgCCTCCGGCCGTGCCGCCCTGGGCGCCGTTGTTTGGGTTGAACATTTTTCTGAGCGTTTTCAGTGAACTTTCGAGCTGCCGACCACCGTCGTCACTGTGCTTTACATttgcagcagcggcaccatTGTCGGCCATTCGGAAGAAGGAACACAAGGCGGCAGTGTTTTTGGAGGCCTCCTATTATCACGCGCTACTCACAATCCCGCACAGCCCTACACAACACCACTGCCCGTTGCTGCTCCGCTCTCCGATGGGTCTATCGCCTTCCCGCTTGCACTTGCTGCTGtctttctcactctcgctcCGTCTCGTTCCTGCCTGTGCCACTTGTCCCGCGTATATGGATGTGTCGACCGCGCGCTCACTCTCGGCCACCAACTTCCCTCGCATCCGCACTCTTCCTGCTCCTTTGTCTATCTAAGCACACCAAAGGCCAGATAAACACAagaacacgcacgcacggacgaGCCACACTTGCACACGGTCTGTCTATGGCTGGAACGGCTGCCAGCGACAGCGCCTGCTTTTCCGCACCGTTTCAGGGGTTTcccttttgttttcctcttctacgttggccaatttttcaCCACTGACACTAGCACAAGACTGGTGATCATCAACGGCCTTCCCGAAGGAGgttgatgacgacggcgatggtgaAGACGGTTGTTGGCCGATCCGCAGCAACACTCGCAGCAACTTTTCACCTTCATCCGACAACCAGCCCTCGAAGCCCAACGAAGTCGTTTGCGgaggaaaactgaaactgaaatgaCGACGGTCAGGCACGCATGCAAAAGAAGGGGCGAAAGGGACGACAAATCGCGTTCACGTAGTAGTGGCGTGCGAGCGAGATCGACTGCACCAATACGAGTGTTGTTGCTTTCGCTGCCTCTGACAGCGATACGTATCGAAAAGACAAAAGAtgaaggaagaaaatcgacgaaaatTCGTCCAGCGATCGCTTGCGGAGCGTTCCGTAGCCACGCCAGATGAGGACGACAAACCTTGCCAGCGAATCCAGCGCCGTTTCCGTGGGCCGTCGACGTCGAGAAAATTCACTTCAAACCCCTTTCACACCGAAGAAGCCCAACTACCAATGCGCAGCGGAGAAAACCAATTCACTGATGAGCTCGGACTGTGCCAGAGACGGACTGATTCGGTGTTCGCTCTCGCTTCAGCATCAAGCCCGGGACAGACCGCAAGCTGAAAGTAGCTGGAAGTAAATTCCATTTacggacctttcacaccggttgcgAACGGGGGCGAAAGGCAGCAGAAATCTTTTCGCCCTTACAAAACAATTATATATCTTGGGTAGTTCAAAACTAATCGAAGGCTACTCAATTGAGtgttttttgtatcacaatcatgcaaaataattttaacttaattattacttgtaatacaaacacaaattcatcatgaaactattttaattctcgcaaCAAAACTTAATGTATTGAACTTGTGAACATAAACACAACTAATCTGTCAAGAGAAAAAACGTTTGTggcgaaatttaaagaatgctttgttgttgttactggtTGGCAAAATCTCTGAAATCAGTTGAATCGTTGCTTTTATATGATATGATAATATAATAAATGAACCAAAGCGACAGATTCGAATCAAACCATTGAAAACGAACTGCATTTGTCAaatttgttggtgttttgtttttgtcccgCTCTCGCACAGCAGTTGTAATtcgtaatttaaaatttaaacgcTTTTTTCGTATGAATCGTTGAGCAAATGCAAAGTTGATTTTATCATAGATTTTAGATTTTCACAGAACTGGTTTAGATTTTCATACGAAATTTGGATTAGTTATTCGTTCACTTattttttcatacaaaaccttttctttaggtttccattcatttgaattttctctGCAACGTACGCAGCCACTAAAAATTTGacgtttgtttggcatttcttATCGGCGATGCGAAAGTTCGAATGTTCCGTTGGATATGGACAATTATATGGaatactagcagacccggcgaactttgttccgccccaaaggcatTGAGCCCctggtgatagagcagtcggtaatgCTTAACAGGAACCAATAATTTCGTACTCGTTACAATAAAAGGAGATGTAGAaactgacgtttctcggagatGTAATTACACttacgcagatctacaaatctgaacaaacgagcatcaatttgtgaacaattttcaaacaagtgccagtttgtcgggatcatcgggatcctcggaatgagaacttAGGAAACTACCGCAACACGAGCTGGAAgccaaatcaaaccaaaagcaaactgaaggaaaaaaggaactgtTCCGTCATCAACAGTTCTTTTTAGATCAAACCCAAAATCCATTGCGGGGGAAACAAAATTAGGGCAGGAATTGGATTCGTTGGTATGCGTGAGCCGTGGAAGGCCAAAAATctattttgggaaaatgtaactaaaatcctcacttttaAAAAAGTATTTTGACCGTTAGCCGTTAGAACGCagagcaatattttcttgcatCGAAATAGCtatattttcttacattgcaacagcaatattttcttgcattgaaaaagcgagagaaacgagagagaagcgagagaaaatacgagaaaaaacagagactgggaacgcTAGAGAATTTTCTtctagttctttgttttttcttcgttttggaaatgcaagattttgactaaaaatgtaattttgaCTAATAATGCAAGATTTTGACTAAAAATGCAAGATTTTGACTAATAATGTAAGAACGGGCAAATCTGCTAagaacatattttaattacttgtAACTCGGAATCCATTTACGAAAAGAACCTTGGgatgtttttcattaaatggaTGAGCATCTCCAAATTATGTTGTAACATAAATAtccaaaaacaatcaatttcgCCGCAACTTGAGCAACAAATGAGTTGAGATTAAAACATCTTGTGGCTCCTCAGAGCCAAGTGTCCACTTTCCGCTCAAATGATGGCGTTCGTTTTCGGGGCATTTTGATGTACTTAATATAAACCAGCTTCTGCTATAAGCTTTCGGCCTAATATAAATTTAGATTTTCTACGATAGTTATTGGATTCCATTTGAGTGTCGGCCTAGTTTGTCGGATAGTCCGGAGATTATCCGTTGGTGGAATTGGAAGGCTGCATTTCCGAACCAAAACGGGAAAACTGTTATCCTAATTCGTGTtgcttcattcgtctcttagtTGGCTATTGTAGTCTGTActtgaagttgttgctgttgatgtttaTCTGAAAGTATTCTGAAAGGTTCTTCTGAGGAAATTTAGTGTGGACAAAGTGTGGAGCCGCCGGAGGATTCAATGTCCATTTCGTTTTAGGTCCTTCAAAGTCTTCGACGAGGCGTGACGTTTCGATGTTGTCGAGATATTCCCGAAGTTCTCGAGGCGCTCCGACGAAATTGGTGCCGCGGTCCCTTATGAACTCAAGCGCATTTCCTTTCGGGCTGCAAAGTTCCGTATTGCCAGAATGCGTGAGTCGGTGGTTAGGCTGTGAGCCACCTCGATGTGGATGCCGCGCATCGTTAGCCCACCAAGATCACTCCCCACCGTTTCTCAACGCGTCTACCCACCGCAACGAACATGGGTCCGAAGTAGTCGATCCCGGTATAGGAAAACGGACGTTGGAATACCGCAAGTCGCTGGACGGGTAAGTTTCCCATGGCTGGGGAGACGGACCTTGCAGTACTGGCAGCGGCGTCTCAAAATGTTGTACGTGGCTCGTGAGTGCGGGACGTGGTATTTTAGCCGTATCTCGTTTAGCACGGTCTGATGGTTCTCGTGGCGATATCGTCGATGGTAGCTGTAGATAATCAGTGCTGGCGAGGGATAATCACGGGCCGCTTGGTTTCCTCACCGACCCAGATGCAGCGGCCGATCCTTCCTCGCATTCGTATTACGCCATTTTCGTCGATCATGGGGGCTAAGCTGGCTCAACGGACTATTGTTTTTGACGGTCTGCTTCCACGGGTGCTGCTGTAATGTGCCGATGTTGTAGCATTAACGTTTAGTCCTAACTAATAAAAGAAAGAAGTGATTAATAATTGTGatgttttatgatgttttaatgGCATAAATGAAACATGAACGGCAAATCTTTCGGGCACAGTAAAGCGGACGCTTTTAGATCATTATGTTCAGTACGTCATAAAccgtttattaaaaaaaatcacgatCATGTTTTAAAAAAGGGTTTACGTCTTATTTACATAGTAAAAGAAGTAATGCTAAGTGTTGAGAGTGTTGCAACCTCGGCAATCTCGACGAAGGTGCGCGTTTTGGGCGAGGTCCTATCGCAAAGGACATTCGTCCCGAGTTTACGCCGCCGCCAGAGAGTGTAAGTAAAAAAAGAAGATGATAGTCTTTTACCGCAACCGATTGCTTGTGTGTGTCTCTCCGTCGTGCCGATGTGACTCGCCGATGCACTGCCCGCGCACTGCCAATAGAGGCAACTTTGGAACGTTTGCTGAGCAACCCAAATCCCGACCGAGAAAACGACCGGTACGTATCCACGCCAGCCAGTCTTGTAATGTGGCAGTTACAGTAGTTTGCACAGTTCGTAGCGTTCCCCTGCGTGCGATGCCTTACGCCGTTGGCCAGCCGTCCCCGGAGAGGGACTGGAGGTtgggaaataaatattaaataatgGTTCCAGTCCGATGCCGAGACGGACGGGAGGCCCCCGGTCCGGGTTAAGAAGTCGCGCCGATTTATAGGTCCGGCGATGGTCGCTTCCGCACGTATTTGGCGAAGTAGTCCGGTCGCCAGCACTTGCACGAGCCAGGTATGAGGAACCAGTCGTAGTACAGGCGCACCTGGAAGCATCCGAtctcgtcgtggccgtcgcaGTGTTGGTTCTGCTTGGACGTGATCGCCGCTGCCgtggcctgctgctgctgctgttgttgctggtgctgacTGCTGCCGGCAGCGGTGTCGTACACGTTGTCGGTCGGCAGTCCGGCTCGCTTCTGCAGGTACTGCTGGTAAGCCTGGAAGTCCTGAATTGAGGGAGCCGTTGTCGTCGATGTGGTCGTGGTGGATTCTTCCGCGTTGGGGTAGAAAATTTCCGCCACCAGCAGGCTGACCCAGCGGGGCGACGACAGACACCCACCGTCCAGATAGTGGCAGCGTGCCTGCAGACACCGCGTCACCTCGACCGTCTGGGTGAAGTAGCCTTCGTACGGGATCTGTACTACGTACCGCCACGAACCTTGGTAGTTCTTGGCGAACACGGGCGTTGCGTACTCGACTTTGGCCGGACAGGGCGTGGGGGGTCCCTCGTAgcggggtggcggcggtggataGGCTGCTGCCTCTTCACGGCGCTCCGCCACCAGCTTGGTGCTGATCGGTTCACCCTGGATGGCACGGTACAGCGCACAGAagacaccaccgccgtcgcaaAACTTACGCGGAGCTCGGGGATCTTCTTCGCGGCGCTCCTCTTCAGCACGCATCGCCTTGCCCATCCGACGGCCAATGCTAGAGCAATCGGAAATGGACATAAAACAACATTCCTTTCAACGGGCCGTTCCAATTCGCAACATTCGTGAGGCGCTCTTACCCATTGTCGTCGAACTGATCCACCGGTTCTTCGGGAATAATCTGTGTCACTTTCGGGAGCGTGTCATCCGCCTTCAGCACGGGCAACGTTTTCGACAGGAACTTGAGCGTCTGGTTGCGGATCAGCTCGCTGTAGGTTTCGGAGAGCAGAGAGCCCAGTCAAAATGGGTTCGTTACAGTTTGGTCCGGGTTTGCGCGGATAGGCGCAACCAAAGCTACTCACAACGGGTACGGTTCCCCCAGCACGTTCTGCTTCAT
The nucleotide sequence above comes from Anopheles bellator chromosome 1, idAnoBellAS_SP24_06.2, whole genome shotgun sequence. Encoded proteins:
- the LOC131205218 gene encoding uncharacterized protein LOC131205218, yielding MKYLVFLLLFGCQVFIKGDDLLDSEEPPEGYYAFIESPSAVPPKVRSPPYTHINIECKEATNPKPYVSANNLCGDLNKGKIPRNPMKQNVLGEPYPFELIRNQTLKFLSKTLPVLKADDTLPKVTQIIPEEPVDQFDDNGIGRRMGKAMRAEEERREEDPRAPRKFCDGGGVFCALYRAIQGEPISTKLVAERREEAAAYPPPPPRYEGPPTPCPAKVEYATPVFAKNYQGSWRYVVQIPYEGYFTQTVEVTRCLQARCHYLDGGCLSSPRWVSLLVAEIFYPNAEESTTTTSTTTAPSIQDFQAYQQYLQKRAGLPTDNVYDTAAGSSQHQQQQQQQQATAAAITSKQNQHCDGHDEIGCFQVRLYYDWFLIPGSCKCWRPDYFAKYVRKRPSPDL